The following is a genomic window from Tissierellales bacterium.
TTACTTTTTTCTTCTTTTTTCCCTAATAATCCTATATCATTCCTAATTTCTTCACCCAAACTCTCTAAACCCTTTTTTTCTAAAAATATATCATATATTTTATTTCCCCCACTTATATCTGCTTCTGAAAATTTCCCACCCATATCCTCTAGTATACTCAATGAAATATTTTTTTCAAGCTCTTTTTCTTCACATAATCCTAGAATAGGAATTAATAGTATAATAATACCTAAAGTTAGTACCTTCCTGTATTTTTTCATTATCCCTTCCTCCTAACTTATATTAAAATAAGGAAAGGGTATTCCAACTTATTCTTCTAATATGTTTAATAACAGCCGTAAAGGGGGACAAAACGCTTTTACTAAACATAAAAAGTACCCTTTCCTCATGGTAAAGTATTGCCATGATAGGGTACTTTTTATACCTTATTATTCTATTTTTTATATTTTGCTACATCTAATCTATTTATAGCTCTTTTTAAAGCTGCTTCTGCTCTAACTACATCTAAACCTTCTGGTTTCTTTTCGAGCCTTTTTTCAGCCCTTTTTTTGGCTTCTTCCGCTCTTTCTACATCTATTTCTTCCGCCCATTCACAGGCATCTGTAATAATAGTTGTTTTTTCCTTTGTAACTTTAGCATAACCACCAACACAAGTAGCAACCTTTTCTTCTCCATCTTTAAAAACTCTGATTTTTCCAATTTTTAAAGGGGTTACTAAAGGGGCCCTATTTTTTAAAATTGCTAAATCACCTTCTGCACCTCTTACAATAACTCTTTCTACTTCATCATCTAAGAACAACCTGTCAGGAGTCACTATTTCTAGAGGGAATGTTGACATAGATTATCCCTCCATTTCCTTTGCCTTTTCAATAACCTCATCTATTGTACCTACCATAAAGAAAGCTTGCTCTGGTAAATCATCATGTTTACCTTCTAATATTTCCTTAAATCCTCTTACTGTTTCACTAATAGGAACATATTTTCCTTCCATACCTATAAATTGTTCTGCAACAGCAAAAGGTTGGGATAAGAATCTTTGTATCTTTCTTGCACGAGATACAATTACTCTGTCTTCATCAGATAATTCTTCAATACCTAGTATTGCAATTATATCTTGTAACTCTTTGTATCTTTGAAGAATCTCTTGTACTCCCCTTGCTACTTTATAATGTTCTTCTCCAACAATTTGAGGATCCAGTATTCTTGATGTAGAGTCTAATGGATCTACAGCTGGATATATTCCTAACTCTGCTATTTGACGAGAAAGTACTGTCGTAGCGTCTAAGTGAGCAAAGGTAGTTGCTGGTGCTGGGTCTGTTAAATCATCTGCTGGAACATATATTGCTTGAACTGAAGTAATAGATCCTTTCTTTGTAGAAGTAATTCGCTCTTGTAAAGCACCCATTTCTGTTGCCAATGTAGGTTGATATCCTACTGCACTTGGCATTCTTCCAAGTAATGCTGATACTTCTGAACCAGCTTGAGTAAACCTAAATATATTATCTATAAATAATAATACATCTTGGCCTTCTTGATCTCTAAAGTACTCTGCCATAGTAAGACCTGTAAGACCTACTCTCATTCTAGCTCCTGGTGGTTCATTCATTTGTCCAAATACTAAAGTAGTTTTATCAATTACCCCAGATTCAATCATTTCATAATATAAGTCATTACCTTCCCTAGTTCTTTCACCTACACCTGCAAATACAGAAAGGCCACCATGTTCTTTAGCTATATTATTTATTAACTCCATAATAAGTACTGTCTTTCCTACACCAGCACCGCCAAATAAACCTATTTTTCCACCTCTTGAGTAGGGTGCTATTAGGTCTACAACTTTTATACCAGTTTCAAATACTTCACTTGAAGTTTCTTGTTCTTCAAAAGATGGTGCTGATTTATGAATTGGGGAATAATGCTTTGCATCTATATCTCCCTTTTCATCTATAGCTTCACCGAGGACATTGAAAAGTCTTCCAAGGGTTTCTCTACCTACTGGTACTTCTATAGGAGCTTTAGTATCTACTCCTTCCATACCTCTTATAAGCCCATCAGTAGAACCCATGGCAACACATCTAACAGTGTCATCTCCAATATGTTGTGCTACTTCTACTATCAGCTTTTCCCCATCTTTTTCTATTTCTATAGCGTTTAAAAGTTCAGGAAGATCATCTTCACTAAATCTTATATCTACTACAGGACCAATTACCTGAACTATTTTCCCTATGTTTTTTTCCATATTCCTACTCCTTTCTCAGTTACTTAAGAGCTTCAGCACCCGCAACAATTTCAGAAATTTCCACAGTAATAGCTGCTTGACGAGCTCTATTGTAGCTAAGCTGTAAATCATCTATCATTTCTTCAGCATTATCTGTAGCAGAACCCATAGCCGTTCTTCTAGCACCTTGTTCACTAGAAGAAGACTCTATCAATGCGCCATATATGGTACTTTCTATATATTTAGGAATTAAATAATCTAACACTTCCTCTGGAGATGGTTCATATTCAATAATATTAGTCTTTTCTTCACTTTCAGCCCTTGTATCCTCATGTGGAAGCAGTTTTAGTAACTTTGCCTCCTGTGAAATCGGTGAATAAAACGTAGTATAGGCTATTATTATTTCGTCGATTTCTTCTTTTTTATAAAGTTCTAAAGCTATTCTGGTAACCTTTACTGCATCAGAAAAACTTGGTTCTTCAGATATACCAGTAAATTCTTCTACAATTTCATAGCCCCTTCTTTTATAAAACTCTCCACCTTTAGAACCTATTGTAATTAACTTTACCTCATCTTTTCTTTCCTTTATTTCATTTTCAACTAATCTTAATACGTTTGAGTTATAGCCTCCAGCCAAACCTTTATCACCAGTAAGTACAATATAAAGGGATTTTTCTACATCCCTTACTTGTAAAAGAGGATGATTAATATTTCCTGTAGAAGCCAATGTCTCCTGGATACTTTCTAAAACTGTATTGTAATAAGGTCTAGTTCTTTCTAACTTTTCCCTAGCCCTTTTTAACTTTGCCGATGCTACTAACTCCATTGCATTTGTTATCTGTTTTATATTCGTAATCCCTCTAATACGTCTTTTAATATCACGTGTTGATTCTGCCAAATAGTTCACCCCCTATTTTTAGGGTTTTTTTATTTAAAACTTTCTTTAAATTCCTTAACTGCCTTTTCTAACTGTTCTACAGTTTCATCAGTTAAATCTTTCGTTTCACTTAAACTTTTAATTATTTCTGGATAGTTATTATCCACAAATACTATAAATTCCCTTTCAAATTGGCTTATTTTATCCACAGGAATGTTATCAAGATGTTTATTAACTACTGCGTATAAAATAATTACTTGATGCTCTACCCTCATTGGTTCATATTGAGGTTGTTTTAATAACTCTAGCATTCTCTCACCTTGTCTCAGTCTTTCTTGAGTGTCTTTGTCAAGGTCTGAACCAAATTGAGCAAAAGCTTCGAGTTCTCTATATTGAGCTAACTCTAACTTTAGTGTACCAGCTACTTTTTTCATAGACTTAATTTGTGCTGCCCCACCTACACGAGATACAGATAATCCTGTGTTTATAGCTGGCCTTTGTCCAGAAAAGAATAAATCTGTCTCTAAGAATATCTGACCATCTGTTATAGAAATGACATTCGTAGGTATATATGCAGAAATATCTCCTGCTAAAGTTTCAATAATTGGTAATGCAGTAATTGAACCGCCACCATATTTATCATCAAGCTTTGCAGATCTTTCTAACAATCTTGAATGTAGATAGAAAACATCTCCTGGGAAAGCTTCCCTTCCTGGTGGTCTTCTAAGCAATAGTGACATTGCTCTATAGGCAGTAGCATGTTTGGATAGGTCATCATAAACAATTAAAACATCTTTACCATTATTCATAAATTCTTCTCCTATACTTACACCTGCATAGGGAGCTATATATTGTAATGGTGCTAATTCACTAGCTGTTGCAGAAACTACTGTAGTATAATCCATAGCTCCATGTCTTTCAAGTACATCTACTATTTGCGCTACCGTAGATCTTTTTTGTCCTATAGCTACATATATACAAATTACATCTTGACCTTTTTGATTAATAATAGTGTCAATTGCTAAAGCTGTTTTACCAGTTTGTCTATCTCCTATTATTAACTCCCTTTGTCCTCTACCTATTGGGAACATAGAATCTATAGCTTTTATACCTGTTTGTAATGGTTCAGATACACTTTTCCGAGTAATAACTCCTGGAGCAATTTTTTCAACAGGTCTATATTCTGTAGCATTAATAGGTCCTTTACCATCAATTGGCTGGCCTAGAGCATTAACCACTCTTCCCATCATAACATCGCCAACAGGTACCTCCACAATTCTTTTAGTTCTTTTAACAGTATCCCCTTCTTTAATTTCTCTGTCTGGACCTAAAAGTACACATCCTACATTATCCTCTTCTAAATTTAAAGCCATACCGTATATTTCACCAGGGAATTCAATTAATTCCCCTGCCATACAGCCTTCTAATCCATGAATTCTTGCTATTCCATCTCCTACCTGTATTACTGTCCCAACATCTACCATGTCCAGTTTTTGATCATATTTTTTTATTTGTTCCTTTATTACTGAACTTATTTCTTCTGGTCTTAAATCCATTAGTTTTTCACCTCAACTTCCTATACTTTTGCGCCTTTAATGGTTTTCTCCATGGATTCAAGTCGTCCTTTTATAGTTCCATCTATAATTTTATTTTCCATTTTTAAAAGCACTCCACCTAGTATGGATTTATCTATTTCATTTTTAATCTTTACAGTCTTCCCTAGTTTTTCTGAAAGAACTACAGTTAATTTATCTTGAGAACCTTTATCCATAGGAACAGCTGTCACTGCTACGGCTTCTACTATATTCTTTTTTTCATTATACAAATATTTATATTCTTTATTAATATCTAAAATATTTTTTTCTCTTCCCTTATCAATTATTACATAAAGGAAATTTAACATTTCCTCTGAAACACTTTTTTGAAAAACATTCATAATTAATTCTTTTTTATCTTTCGTAGATATCTTTGGATGTTCTAAAATTGTTACTAAATCTGATTCTTCATTTAAAATAGTAGTTATATAATTTAATTCTTCTTTAAAGCTATCTAACTTTTCAAGCTCTTGACCAGCCTCAAACAATGCCAAAGCATATCTTTTCCCTATTAGCTTTGCCATTTTTCCATCCCTACCTCATTTACGAATTTGTCAATCATCTCTTGTTGAACATTCATATCCATTTTTTCATCTACAATCCTTGAGGCAATAAGGATAGCCATATCCCCAGCTTGAAGTTTTATTTCTTGCAAAGCTTTTTCTTTCTCTAATTCAATTTCTCTTCTAGCTCTGTCCACAATGCCTTCTGCTTCTTTTTCAGCATCTTTTATTATATCTTCTCTTAACTCTTCTCCTCGTCGTCTAGAGGTTTCTATTATTTTTTGCCCTTCTTCATAGGATTCTTCTATTTTAATCTCATATTGATTTCTTAAAACAGTAGCATCCTCTTTTAAAGATTTAGCTCCATCTATATCTTTTTGAATATTTTCTTTTCTTTCCCCCATAAACTTGGATACTGGTTCATATAAAAAGTGTTTTAATATGAAATATAATATTACTACTGAAACAAATACCAATAGCATTGATATCCAATTAGGTTCAACCCTTACATCTATCACTTACTCAACCTCCTTCTCATTGAGGTATATTTTCAAAGATGGGAAACCCCATCTTTTTTATTATTTTAAAGCTAAATATGCTGTTAATAGTGGCCTTAAGAATAAAAGAATCAACGCAATTACTAGACCATAAATACCAGTAGTTTCTGCTACTGCTTGACCTAAAAGCATGGTTCTTATAATATCATCTTGTGC
Proteins encoded in this region:
- a CDS encoding F0F1 ATP synthase subunit epsilon, with protein sequence MSTFPLEIVTPDRLFLDDEVERVIVRGAEGDLAILKNRAPLVTPLKIGKIRVFKDGEEKVATCVGGYAKVTKEKTTIITDACEWAEEIDVERAEEAKKRAEKRLEKKPEGLDVVRAEAALKRAINRLDVAKYKK
- the atpD gene encoding F0F1 ATP synthase subunit beta translates to MEKNIGKIVQVIGPVVDIRFSEDDLPELLNAIEIEKDGEKLIVEVAQHIGDDTVRCVAMGSTDGLIRGMEGVDTKAPIEVPVGRETLGRLFNVLGEAIDEKGDIDAKHYSPIHKSAPSFEEQETSSEVFETGIKVVDLIAPYSRGGKIGLFGGAGVGKTVLIMELINNIAKEHGGLSVFAGVGERTREGNDLYYEMIESGVIDKTTLVFGQMNEPPGARMRVGLTGLTMAEYFRDQEGQDVLLFIDNIFRFTQAGSEVSALLGRMPSAVGYQPTLATEMGALQERITSTKKGSITSVQAIYVPADDLTDPAPATTFAHLDATTVLSRQIAELGIYPAVDPLDSTSRILDPQIVGEEHYKVARGVQEILQRYKELQDIIAILGIEELSDEDRVIVSRARKIQRFLSQPFAVAEQFIGMEGKYVPISETVRGFKEILEGKHDDLPEQAFFMVGTIDEVIEKAKEMEG
- the atpG gene encoding ATP synthase F1 subunit gamma; translation: MAESTRDIKRRIRGITNIKQITNAMELVASAKLKRAREKLERTRPYYNTVLESIQETLASTGNINHPLLQVRDVEKSLYIVLTGDKGLAGGYNSNVLRLVENEIKERKDEVKLITIGSKGGEFYKRRGYEIVEEFTGISEEPSFSDAVKVTRIALELYKKEEIDEIIIAYTTFYSPISQEAKLLKLLPHEDTRAESEEKTNIIEYEPSPEEVLDYLIPKYIESTIYGALIESSSSEQGARRTAMGSATDNAEEMIDDLQLSYNRARQAAITVEISEIVAGAEALK
- the atpA gene encoding F0F1 ATP synthase subunit alpha; the protein is MDLRPEEISSVIKEQIKKYDQKLDMVDVGTVIQVGDGIARIHGLEGCMAGELIEFPGEIYGMALNLEEDNVGCVLLGPDREIKEGDTVKRTKRIVEVPVGDVMMGRVVNALGQPIDGKGPINATEYRPVEKIAPGVITRKSVSEPLQTGIKAIDSMFPIGRGQRELIIGDRQTGKTALAIDTIINQKGQDVICIYVAIGQKRSTVAQIVDVLERHGAMDYTTVVSATASELAPLQYIAPYAGVSIGEEFMNNGKDVLIVYDDLSKHATAYRAMSLLLRRPPGREAFPGDVFYLHSRLLERSAKLDDKYGGGSITALPIIETLAGDISAYIPTNVISITDGQIFLETDLFFSGQRPAINTGLSVSRVGGAAQIKSMKKVAGTLKLELAQYRELEAFAQFGSDLDKDTQERLRQGERMLELLKQPQYEPMRVEHQVIILYAVVNKHLDNIPVDKISQFEREFIVFVDNNYPEIIKSLSETKDLTDETVEQLEKAVKEFKESFK
- a CDS encoding F0F1 ATP synthase subunit delta; the protein is MAKLIGKRYALALFEAGQELEKLDSFKEELNYITTILNEESDLVTILEHPKISTKDKKELIMNVFQKSVSEEMLNFLYVIIDKGREKNILDINKEYKYLYNEKKNIVEAVAVTAVPMDKGSQDKLTVVLSEKLGKTVKIKNEIDKSILGGVLLKMENKIIDGTIKGRLESMEKTIKGAKV
- the atpF gene encoding F0F1 ATP synthase subunit B translates to MIDVRVEPNWISMLLVFVSVVILYFILKHFLYEPVSKFMGERKENIQKDIDGAKSLKEDATVLRNQYEIKIEESYEEGQKIIETSRRRGEELREDIIKDAEKEAEGIVDRARREIELEKEKALQEIKLQAGDMAILIASRIVDEKMDMNVQQEMIDKFVNEVGMEKWQS